One Terriglobia bacterium DNA window includes the following coding sequences:
- a CDS encoding NAD(P)-dependent glycerol-3-phosphate dehydrogenase: MTPGARIAVIGGGAWGTALAIHVARLGHPVRIWMREPDLASRLADRRDNPLHLPGVAVPEGVAPTTDPAEAVRDAALALAVVPTPHARSVYRSLASFLEPGVPVLIASKGLEEGTLAIPSEVALQELGAERPVAVLSGPSFAAEVARGVPTAVVVAAQELGLAVRLRDLLSSSTLRLYANPDALGVQLAGALKNVIAIAAGVIDGLGLGHDTLAALVTRGLAEISRLGVALGALPDTFSGLAGLGDLVLTCTCDLSRNRRVGQAIGRGERLADVLARSASVAEGVRTTPAARALARRAGVQMPIVEEVHRLLFENGSPADAVARLMSRPLTSELGARKEAAG; encoded by the coding sequence GTGACGCCCGGGGCCCGGATCGCGGTCATCGGGGGGGGAGCGTGGGGGACCGCCCTCGCGATCCACGTCGCGCGCCTCGGCCACCCGGTGCGAATCTGGATGCGCGAGCCCGATCTCGCCTCGCGCCTCGCCGACCGCCGCGACAATCCGTTGCACCTACCGGGAGTGGCCGTTCCCGAGGGCGTCGCGCCGACCACCGATCCTGCCGAGGCGGTGCGAGACGCGGCGCTGGCCTTGGCCGTGGTGCCCACGCCGCATGCGCGGTCCGTGTACCGGAGCCTCGCGTCGTTTCTGGAGCCGGGGGTGCCGGTGCTGATCGCCTCCAAGGGACTCGAGGAAGGCACCCTCGCGATTCCCTCGGAGGTCGCGCTGCAGGAGCTGGGGGCGGAGCGGCCGGTGGCGGTCCTATCGGGGCCCTCCTTCGCCGCGGAGGTCGCCCGGGGCGTGCCGACGGCGGTGGTCGTCGCGGCGCAGGAACTCGGTCTCGCGGTTCGTCTTCGCGATCTCCTCTCCAGCTCCACCTTGAGGCTCTACGCGAACCCGGACGCGCTCGGGGTCCAGCTCGCCGGCGCGCTCAAGAACGTCATCGCGATCGCCGCGGGGGTGATCGACGGACTCGGGCTCGGTCACGATACGCTCGCGGCCTTGGTGACCCGAGGGCTCGCGGAGATCTCCCGGCTCGGGGTCGCCCTCGGCGCCCTCCCGGACACGTTCTCCGGCCTCGCGGGGCTCGGCGACCTGGTGCTCACCTGCACCTGCGATCTTTCGCGCAACCGCAGGGTCGGTCAGGCCATCGGCCGGGGAGAACGGCTCGCGGACGTTCTCGCCCGCAGCGCGTCGGTGGCCGAGGGGGTTCGCACGACGCCGGCGGCGCGCGCCCTCGCCCGACGTGCCGGGGTCCAGATGCCGATCGTGGAGGAGGTCCATCGCCTCCTGTTCGAGAACGGATCTCCCGCCGACGCGGTGGCCCGGCTCATGAGCCGCCCGCTGACGTCGGAGCTCGGGGCGAGGAAGGAGGCGGCCGGTTGA
- a CDS encoding capsular biosynthesis protein, translating into MIDLHTHILPGVDDGLKTEDEAVEFARVAEADGVETLVATPHCKDGFFENRRPEVLAGVERLRLRLREAGVGLTLAPGAEVYLAPDLVERVKDGRAPTLADNGKTLLLELSLAQYPIDLQNTLFGLRLAGIVVLFAHPERIRYFQEDIGRWEEMVRLGAFGQITTGSVLGTFGEDAQEFTEKLLRRGLVHVLASDAHGLRGRPPVLSRALRAVAEIVGEDEARKMVIDRPKALLEGREPEAPPAPERVPSRRSLLSRWFRRGEAI; encoded by the coding sequence TTGATCGATCTTCACACCCACATCCTCCCGGGGGTGGACGACGGGCTCAAGACCGAGGACGAGGCGGTCGAGTTCGCCCGCGTCGCGGAGGCGGACGGGGTCGAGACCCTGGTCGCCACGCCGCACTGCAAGGACGGGTTCTTCGAGAACCGGAGGCCCGAGGTGCTCGCCGGCGTCGAGCGTCTCCGCCTTCGCTTGCGCGAGGCCGGCGTCGGTCTCACCCTGGCACCCGGCGCGGAGGTGTACCTCGCCCCGGATCTCGTGGAGCGGGTGAAGGACGGGCGCGCACCGACGCTGGCCGACAACGGGAAGACGCTGCTGCTGGAGCTGTCGCTCGCGCAATACCCGATCGATCTGCAGAACACGCTGTTCGGGCTGAGGCTCGCCGGCATCGTCGTCCTCTTCGCGCACCCCGAGAGGATCCGCTACTTCCAGGAGGACATCGGCCGCTGGGAGGAGATGGTCCGGCTCGGAGCGTTCGGGCAGATTACCACCGGCAGCGTGCTGGGGACGTTCGGGGAGGACGCGCAGGAGTTCACCGAGAAGCTCTTGCGCCGTGGGCTCGTCCACGTGCTGGCATCGGACGCCCACGGCCTCCGCGGCCGCCCGCCGGTCTTGAGCCGCGCCCTTCGCGCGGTGGCGGAGATCGTCGGAGAGGACGAGGCGCGGAAGATGGTGATCGACCGTCCCAAGGCGCTTCTCGAGGGACGGGAGCCGGAGGCGCCGCCCGCTCCCGAGCGCGTGCCGTCGAGACGCTCGCTCCTGTCCCGCTGGTTCCGCCGTGGAGAGGCGATCTGA
- a CDS encoding tetratricopeptide repeat protein: MNGWANRVTSGAVVVLLAVALSRCGARVPPKRDPEVDTANKIRMAQAYLQAGRAREALDVLDKAILAEPANAGLRNFYGQVCFMTGRNDGAEAAFRKALELDPDMADAHNNLGALYDRSGRKDDAEREYRLALAAPAYPTPEKVLLNLGILYTSEGRDEDAIREYRRAVEINPKYFQAHFELASLLDRNGRLDEAVREYEVAGPGYQASGDYFYRLGFGYFRLGDRSKAREKLTRAIEVSPGSEAAAKSDDLLKVFR, from the coding sequence ATGAACGGCTGGGCGAATCGGGTGACGTCGGGCGCGGTGGTCGTCCTGCTCGCGGTCGCGCTGTCGCGCTGCGGCGCGCGAGTTCCCCCGAAGCGGGATCCGGAGGTGGACACCGCCAACAAGATCCGGATGGCGCAAGCGTACCTCCAGGCCGGGAGAGCCCGGGAGGCGCTCGACGTGCTCGACAAGGCGATCCTCGCAGAGCCGGCGAACGCCGGTCTCCGGAACTTCTACGGGCAGGTCTGCTTCATGACGGGGCGCAACGACGGGGCGGAGGCGGCGTTCCGCAAGGCCCTCGAACTCGATCCGGACATGGCCGACGCGCACAACAACCTCGGCGCGCTCTACGACCGATCGGGGCGGAAGGACGACGCGGAGCGGGAGTACCGGCTCGCGCTCGCCGCGCCCGCCTACCCGACTCCGGAGAAGGTCCTCCTGAATCTCGGCATCCTCTACACCTCCGAGGGGCGGGACGAGGACGCGATCCGCGAGTATCGCCGCGCCGTGGAGATCAACCCGAAGTACTTCCAGGCCCATTTCGAGCTGGCCTCCCTTCTCGACCGGAACGGACGCCTCGACGAGGCGGTGCGCGAGTACGAGGTCGCCGGGCCGGGCTACCAGGCGTCCGGCGACTACTTCTACCGCCTGGGCTTCGGGTACTTCCGCCTCGGGGACCGCTCGAAGGCGCGGGAGAAGCTGACGAGGGCCATCGAGGTTTCGCCGGGGAGCGAGGCCGCCGCGAAATCCGACGATCTCCTGAAAGTGTTCCGCTGA
- the ftsY gene encoding signal recognition particle-docking protein FtsY translates to MAFSVFKKLFNGLARTREGLASTLQSVVGSRPVDEEVLEELETGLLSADLGPMLTADVMRSVREKARREPLDGDGLRAAVRGALRVLLPASTVAVDGAARPRVVFVVGVNGGGKTTTVGKLAARDRARGRKVVVVAADTFRAAAIEQLERWVERAGAEILKQKEGSDPSAVVFDALRSAGPRGVDTVLVDTAGRLHTKSNLMAELSKMARVAGREVEGAPHEVLLVVDATTGQNGVSQALEFTRAVPITGVILTKLDGTAKGGVALSIHRQIGVPIRYVGVGEAVDDLLDFEPDAYVDGLLGSEAGT, encoded by the coding sequence ATGGCGTTCTCGGTCTTCAAGAAGCTCTTCAACGGGCTCGCCAGGACGCGGGAGGGGCTCGCGTCGACGCTGCAGTCGGTGGTGGGAAGCCGCCCCGTGGACGAGGAGGTGCTGGAAGAGCTCGAGACCGGCCTCCTGTCGGCCGACCTCGGCCCTATGCTCACGGCGGACGTGATGCGGTCGGTCCGGGAGAAGGCTCGCCGCGAGCCGCTCGACGGCGACGGCCTGCGCGCCGCGGTGCGCGGCGCGCTCAGGGTGCTGCTTCCCGCCTCGACGGTCGCCGTGGACGGCGCAGCGCGTCCGCGAGTCGTGTTCGTCGTGGGGGTGAACGGCGGCGGCAAGACCACGACGGTCGGGAAGCTCGCCGCCCGCGACCGGGCCCGCGGGCGCAAGGTGGTCGTCGTCGCGGCGGACACCTTCCGGGCGGCGGCGATCGAACAGCTCGAGCGGTGGGTGGAGCGGGCCGGCGCCGAGATCCTGAAGCAGAAGGAAGGCTCCGACCCTTCGGCGGTGGTCTTCGACGCCCTCCGGTCGGCGGGCCCTCGCGGGGTGGACACGGTCCTGGTGGACACGGCGGGCCGGTTGCACACCAAGTCGAACCTGATGGCGGAGCTCTCCAAGATGGCGCGCGTCGCCGGACGCGAGGTCGAGGGGGCGCCTCACGAAGTCCTCCTGGTCGTGGACGCCACGACGGGGCAGAACGGGGTGAGTCAAGCGCTGGAGTTCACGCGCGCGGTCCCGATCACCGGTGTGATCCTCACCAAGCTGGACGGGACCGCCAAGGGAGGCGTCGCGCTGTCCATCCACCGCCAGATCGGGGTCCCGATCCGCTACGTCGGCGTGGGAGAGGCGGTGGACGACCTGCTCGACTTCGAGCCCGACGCGTACGTGGACGGGCTGCTCGGCTCGGAGGCCGGCACGTGA
- the ribD gene encoding bifunctional diaminohydroxyphosphoribosylaminopyrimidine deaminase/5-amino-6-(5-phosphoribosylamino)uracil reductase RibD yields MEQTLALAALGEGTTSPNPRVGCLLVRDGQPVGRGFHRAAGDAHAEAGAVAEAGERACGATVYVNLEPCSHRGRTPPCADLLVRARVRRVVASITDPNPEVDGRGFARLRQAGIEVEVGPLEREARRLNAPFLHVHTAGRPLVTLKAAASADGMIAAGGGASRWITGASARIFAHRIRLRHDAVLVGSGTVRRDDPLLTVRLHGVRADRVRVVLAPDLDIDPAARMLHEGGGRVRIYTAPNPSPRRVALLEGRADVVAVPAPGGRLDLAAVLRDLGGLGVLSVLVEGGARTFAGFLEAGLADRVDLFTAPILLGARGGTPLLDLEAPASPDAAVRIEVEHRIPLGEDVLLVGAIHRAQA; encoded by the coding sequence ATGGAGCAGACTCTGGCCCTCGCGGCGCTCGGCGAAGGGACGACGAGCCCAAACCCGCGGGTCGGCTGTCTTCTGGTGCGAGACGGACAGCCGGTCGGCCGGGGTTTCCACCGCGCGGCGGGCGACGCCCACGCGGAGGCCGGTGCCGTGGCCGAGGCCGGCGAGCGCGCTTGCGGCGCCACGGTGTACGTCAACCTGGAGCCGTGCAGCCACCGGGGCCGGACGCCGCCGTGCGCCGACCTCCTGGTCCGCGCCCGGGTCCGGCGGGTCGTGGCCTCGATCACCGACCCGAACCCCGAGGTCGACGGGCGCGGGTTCGCACGGCTTCGACAGGCCGGGATCGAGGTGGAGGTCGGGCCGCTCGAGCGCGAGGCACGCCGCCTCAACGCGCCGTTCCTCCACGTGCACACCGCGGGCCGGCCGCTCGTGACCTTGAAGGCTGCTGCGAGCGCCGACGGGATGATCGCGGCGGGCGGCGGGGCGTCGCGCTGGATCACGGGGGCCTCGGCGAGGATCTTCGCTCACCGGATTCGCCTCCGGCACGATGCGGTGCTGGTCGGCTCCGGGACCGTGAGACGGGACGATCCGTTGCTGACGGTGAGGCTCCATGGGGTCCGCGCGGACCGGGTTCGAGTGGTCCTCGCGCCGGACCTCGACATCGACCCGGCCGCCCGCATGCTCCACGAGGGCGGTGGCAGGGTCCGGATCTACACGGCGCCGAACCCGTCTCCGCGGCGCGTTGCGCTCCTCGAGGGACGGGCGGACGTGGTGGCCGTCCCCGCACCGGGAGGCCGGCTCGATCTCGCCGCCGTGCTCCGCGACCTCGGTGGGCTCGGCGTTCTCTCGGTGCTGGTGGAAGGTGGCGCGAGGACGTTCGCCGGATTCCTCGAGGCCGGGCTCGCCGACCGGGTGGACCTCTTCACCGCGCCGATCCTGCTCGGCGCTCGGGGCGGGACGCCGCTCCTCGACCTCGAGGCTCCCGCGTCTCCCGACGCCGCGGTCCGGATCGAGGTCGAGCACCGGATTCCCCTCGGGGAGGACGTGCTGCTCGTGGGCGCGATCCACCGGGCGCAGGCCTGA
- a CDS encoding riboflavin synthase, with product MFTGIVEAVGTVTAALRRAGSMRLTVESELPARGVRRGDSVSVDGVCLTASAIEGDRLSFDVVAETVSRTTLGKARAGRRVNLERALLVGDRLGGHLVQGHVDGTSRVLRISRRGDDRRARLDLPGPLARFVAEKGSIAIQGVSLTVASVTSRSFEVALVPETISRTTLGALATGDEVHLEVDLLARYLERLVDAGAAGGFRRSAGRRPGGIGGR from the coding sequence ATGTTCACGGGAATCGTGGAGGCGGTCGGAACCGTGACCGCAGCGCTCCGGCGCGCGGGCTCGATGCGACTGACGGTGGAGTCCGAACTTCCGGCTCGGGGGGTCCGGCGAGGCGACAGCGTGTCGGTGGACGGCGTCTGCCTGACCGCGAGCGCGATCGAGGGGGACCGCCTCTCGTTCGACGTGGTGGCGGAGACGGTCTCGAGAACCACCCTCGGGAAGGCCCGGGCCGGCCGGCGGGTGAACCTCGAGAGGGCGCTCCTCGTCGGCGACCGTCTCGGGGGCCACCTCGTGCAGGGGCACGTGGACGGAACGTCGCGGGTCCTGAGGATCTCGAGGCGTGGGGACGATCGGCGGGCCCGGCTCGATCTGCCGGGCCCCCTGGCCCGATTCGTCGCGGAGAAGGGATCGATCGCCATCCAGGGGGTGTCGCTCACGGTCGCCTCCGTCACCTCGCGTAGCTTCGAGGTCGCGCTCGTCCCCGAGACGATCTCGCGGACCACGCTGGGCGCGCTCGCGACGGGGGACGAGGTGCATCTGGAGGTGGACCTCCTCGCGCGCTATCTTGAGAGGCTGGTGGACGCTGGCGCCGCCGGCGGATTCCGGCGGTCGGCGGGAAGACGCCCGGGAGGGATCGGCGGAAGATGA
- a CDS encoding bifunctional 3,4-dihydroxy-2-butanone-4-phosphate synthase/GTP cyclohydrolase II, translating to MTDRDSPAARGFATVEEAIEDLRRGRMIVILDDEDRENEGDLCCAAEYVTPEIVNFMATHGRGLVCLPMTVERLDALKIPLMVEENTSRYGTAFCVSIEARHDVTTGISAADRARTIRVAVEPTTRPEDLVRPGHVFPLRAHKGGVLKRAGQTEASVDLCRLSGLKPAAVICEVMNADGTMARLPQLREFSERHGLRMLTIADLIRHRMRTERLITRVASPDLPTERGPWRIHAFHYELEDQTHVALVMGDPRPEEAVLVRVHSECLTGDVFASTRCDCGAQLHKAMDLIAAEGKGVLLYLRQEGRGIGLGNKLRAYELQDRHHKDTVEANLLLGFEADHRDYGVGAQILYELGIRRLRLMTNNPGKYVALEGYGLELVERVPLELPPLRDNIEYLRTKKLKLGHLLESV from the coding sequence ATGACGGACAGGGACAGCCCGGCAGCGCGCGGCTTCGCCACCGTCGAGGAGGCGATCGAGGACCTGCGCCGCGGCCGGATGATCGTCATCCTCGACGACGAGGACCGCGAGAACGAGGGGGACCTCTGTTGCGCCGCGGAATACGTCACGCCGGAGATCGTGAACTTCATGGCGACCCACGGACGGGGACTGGTCTGCCTCCCCATGACCGTCGAGCGCCTCGACGCGTTGAAGATCCCGCTGATGGTGGAGGAGAACACCTCGAGGTACGGCACCGCGTTCTGCGTTTCCATCGAGGCTCGGCACGACGTGACCACCGGGATCTCCGCGGCCGACCGGGCGAGGACGATCAGGGTCGCGGTCGAACCCACGACCCGGCCGGAGGACCTCGTGCGCCCCGGCCACGTCTTCCCGCTGCGCGCCCACAAGGGGGGCGTGCTGAAGAGGGCGGGGCAGACCGAGGCGTCGGTCGATCTGTGCCGTTTGAGCGGACTCAAGCCGGCGGCGGTGATCTGCGAGGTCATGAACGCCGACGGGACCATGGCCCGCCTGCCGCAGCTCCGCGAGTTCTCCGAGCGGCACGGCCTCAGGATGCTGACCATCGCCGACCTGATCCGCCACCGCATGCGGACCGAGCGCCTGATCACGAGGGTCGCGTCGCCCGACCTTCCCACGGAGCGCGGGCCGTGGAGGATCCACGCGTTCCACTACGAGCTCGAGGACCAGACCCACGTGGCGCTGGTCATGGGCGATCCGCGGCCCGAAGAGGCGGTGCTCGTGCGCGTCCACTCGGAGTGCCTGACGGGGGACGTCTTCGCCTCGACGCGGTGCGACTGCGGCGCGCAGCTCCACAAGGCGATGGACCTCATCGCGGCGGAGGGGAAGGGCGTGCTCCTGTATCTCCGCCAGGAGGGGCGCGGGATCGGCCTCGGGAACAAGCTGCGCGCGTACGAGCTTCAGGACCGCCACCACAAGGACACGGTGGAGGCCAACCTCCTTCTCGGCTTCGAGGCCGACCACAGGGACTACGGCGTGGGCGCGCAGATCCTCTACGAGCTGGGCATCCGCCGGCTCCGGCTGATGACGAACAACCCTGGCAAGTACGTCGCCCTCGAGGGGTACGGGCTCGAGCTGGTGGAGCGGGTTCCTCTGGAGCTGCCGCCGCTCAGGGACAACATCGAGTACCTCCGGACGAAGAAGCTCAAGCTGGGACACCTGCTCGAGTCGGTCTGA
- the ffh gene encoding signal recognition particle protein: MRPFATRTFPAGSEGSVFDGLSDRMQGIFRTLRGQARVSESVLNESLREIRLALLEADVHVGVVRALLDAVRQKALGEEVLKSLSPAQQVIKIVRSELEALLGDSEPGRLRFAPQPPSVVLLVGLQGSGKTTTAAKLGLWLKNGGRYPMLVPADIYRPAAVEQLVRVGRSVGLKVFEHDGTRDPLAIGRDGTLEARRSGYDTVLVDTAGRLHVDEALMNELRALREALSPSEILFVADAMTGQDAVRSAGEFHRALGLTGVILTKLDGDARGGAALSIRHVTGVPIKFVGIGERPTEFEPFHPDRMVGRILGMGDILGLIEKAEEAFDEDRARDLEKKIRKNQFTLQEFGDQLRMLRKMGPLKSLAGMLPGMGAVREADLDAGAVGRVVAIIDSMTASERANPQILNGSRKRRVARGSGQGVPEINRLLKQFAQIRRMMRTLQTTRGKKSARLPFLGR; the protein is encoded by the coding sequence ATGCGGCCCTTCGCGACGCGCACCTTTCCAGCCGGCTCAGAGGGCTCCGTGTTCGACGGTCTGTCCGATCGCATGCAGGGGATCTTCAGGACCCTCCGCGGGCAGGCTCGGGTGAGCGAGTCCGTCCTGAACGAGAGCTTGCGGGAGATCCGGCTGGCGCTCCTCGAAGCGGACGTCCACGTCGGCGTCGTGCGCGCGCTGCTGGATGCGGTGCGGCAGAAGGCGCTGGGCGAGGAGGTCCTGAAGAGCCTGAGCCCGGCGCAGCAGGTGATCAAGATCGTCCGGAGCGAGCTCGAGGCACTCCTCGGGGACTCCGAGCCGGGGCGCCTCAGGTTCGCACCCCAGCCGCCTTCGGTCGTCCTGCTGGTGGGGCTCCAGGGCTCGGGCAAGACCACGACCGCGGCGAAGCTCGGGCTCTGGCTGAAGAACGGGGGGCGCTACCCGATGCTGGTGCCCGCGGACATCTATCGCCCCGCCGCCGTCGAGCAGCTCGTCCGCGTGGGCCGCTCCGTCGGCCTCAAGGTCTTCGAGCACGACGGGACCCGGGATCCTTTGGCCATCGGCCGCGACGGCACGCTCGAGGCGCGGCGGTCCGGCTACGACACGGTCCTGGTGGACACCGCCGGGCGGCTGCACGTCGACGAGGCCCTGATGAACGAGCTTCGAGCGCTTCGGGAAGCCCTGAGCCCCTCGGAGATCCTGTTCGTGGCCGACGCCATGACGGGCCAGGACGCCGTACGCTCCGCCGGCGAGTTCCATCGCGCGCTCGGCCTGACCGGCGTGATCCTGACGAAGCTGGACGGCGACGCCCGCGGCGGCGCGGCCCTTTCGATCCGTCACGTGACCGGGGTCCCGATCAAGTTCGTCGGGATCGGCGAGCGCCCCACGGAATTCGAGCCGTTCCATCCCGACCGAATGGTGGGCCGCATCCTCGGCATGGGGGACATCCTCGGACTGATCGAAAAGGCGGAGGAGGCGTTCGACGAGGACCGCGCGCGCGACCTCGAGAAGAAGATCCGCAAGAACCAGTTCACCCTTCAGGAGTTCGGCGACCAGCTCCGGATGCTGCGAAAGATGGGCCCTCTCAAGAGCCTCGCGGGCATGCTGCCCGGGATGGGGGCCGTCCGGGAGGCCGACCTGGATGCCGGCGCCGTCGGCCGCGTCGTCGCGATCATCGACTCGATGACGGCGTCGGAGCGGGCGAACCCGCAGATCCTGAACGGGAGCCGCAAGCGCCGCGTGGCCCGCGGGAGCGGACAGGGCGTCCCCGAGATCAACCGCCTCCTCAAGCAGTTCGCCCAGATCCGGCGGATGATGCGGACGCTTCAGACGACGCGAGGCAAGAAGAGCGCCCGGCTGCCCTTTCTCGGGCGATAG
- the rpsP gene encoding 30S ribosomal protein S16 translates to MLRIRLRRMGARQEPQYRVVVSDSRQVPVSRSVDTLGSYDPSTDPPTVRLDLARTEDWIRKGAHPSETVRSLIERAKGVEA, encoded by the coding sequence GTGTTGAGAATTCGACTGCGGAGGATGGGAGCCCGGCAGGAGCCCCAGTACCGGGTGGTCGTCTCCGACTCCCGGCAGGTTCCCGTGAGCCGGTCGGTGGACACCCTGGGGAGTTACGATCCCTCGACGGACCCTCCCACGGTGAGATTGGACCTGGCGCGGACCGAGGACTGGATCCGGAAAGGAGCCCATCCCTCCGAGACGGTGCGAAGCCTCATCGAGCGAGCGAAGGGCGTTGAGGCGTGA